The Akkermansia sp. N21116 genome includes a region encoding these proteins:
- a CDS encoding PDZ domain-containing protein, giving the protein MRHIFTIALGLLCAQSVAFATNRSFRLTCTGEHEQPSVISTNVVLIQKDIAAALISRKEDLALQMACEFSISPQDRQEETIPCDLLSNRSRLGLTLFRLSSPPPGDQIIKTTSSSDLKRGDAVVFYDKEGNEIDGVYIGEEHYHSGISFIIPLCRVQFPTGQIRPDRGQACFTPQGTFVGFVMTSLSHDTGSYYLLPAQFVSFFAQHPAADRIRLGCQMDVNCCTPEVVQVTPGGPMDKAGVRPGDIIISFNGKSINKYKDFLNAIHYIGDDKPISIKVIRGTKILTIDNIVPDIQRIKR; this is encoded by the coding sequence ATGAGACATATTTTCACCATTGCATTGGGATTACTATGCGCTCAATCAGTCGCCTTCGCAACGAATAGATCCTTCCGCTTAACGTGTACCGGCGAGCATGAGCAACCTTCGGTTATATCCACCAATGTCGTTCTCATCCAGAAAGACATTGCAGCGGCTCTGATCTCCCGTAAGGAAGACCTTGCGTTGCAAATGGCATGTGAGTTTTCGATTTCACCTCAAGACCGACAGGAAGAAACCATCCCATGTGATCTCCTGTCCAACAGAAGCAGATTGGGCCTGACCTTGTTCAGGCTCTCATCCCCTCCTCCCGGAGATCAGATCATCAAAACAACCTCCTCTTCCGATCTGAAACGGGGTGATGCAGTGGTTTTTTATGACAAAGAAGGGAATGAAATCGACGGAGTTTATATCGGGGAGGAACATTACCATTCCGGCATCAGTTTTATCATTCCGCTTTGCCGTGTTCAGTTTCCCACAGGCCAGATACGCCCAGACCGCGGACAAGCTTGTTTCACGCCGCAGGGAACTTTTGTTGGATTTGTCATGACCAGCCTGTCGCACGACACAGGAAGCTATTATCTTCTCCCGGCCCAATTCGTATCCTTTTTCGCGCAGCACCCAGCAGCGGATAGAATTCGGCTCGGTTGCCAAATGGATGTCAACTGCTGTACTCCTGAAGTCGTGCAAGTCACTCCCGGTGGGCCGATGGACAAAGCCGGCGTACGTCCCGGCGACATCATCATCTCTTTCAACGGCAAGTCCATCAACAAATACAAGGATTTCCTCAATGCAATTCATTACATTGGAGATGACAAACCGATTAGCATCAAAGTTATCCGGGGGACGAAAATACTGACGATCGACAATATCGTTCCCGATATCCAGAGAATAAAGCGGTAA
- a CDS encoding sigma-70 family RNA polymerase sigma factor, whose amino-acid sequence MNSSCSIKDMDDVQLVELAKNGESRAYDELVKRHSRKLHSVLYQMTDSYDDAYDIAQEAFAKAYRSLRYFNGQSAFYTWLHSIALNHARNFLKKRNKRAMYSLDDDEYGSHEEKDMSMADDSNGSDPEKVLQMTELKDKIREALLKLSDKHREIVVLHDVRGLSHSEISVMLGISEGTMRSRLHYAHKQLQGILSEYLE is encoded by the coding sequence ATGAACAGTTCTTGCTCCATAAAGGATATGGACGATGTCCAGCTCGTCGAACTTGCCAAAAATGGCGAGTCCCGTGCTTATGACGAACTGGTCAAAAGACACAGCCGCAAGCTGCACTCCGTCCTCTATCAGATGACGGACAGTTACGACGATGCCTACGATATTGCCCAGGAAGCTTTTGCCAAGGCCTATCGTTCCCTCCGCTACTTCAACGGACAAAGCGCCTTCTACACATGGTTGCATTCCATCGCATTGAACCATGCGAGGAATTTCCTGAAAAAAAGGAACAAACGTGCCATGTACAGTCTGGATGACGATGAGTACGGTTCCCACGAAGAGAAGGACATGTCCATGGCGGACGACTCCAACGGCTCCGATCCGGAGAAAGTACTTCAAATGACCGAATTGAAGGATAAAATCCGTGAAGCCCTTCTTAAACTGTCCGATAAACACCGTGAAATCGTCGTCCTCCACGATGTCCGGGGACTGAGCCATTCCGAAATCAGTGTCATGCTTGGCATCTCCGAAGGAACCATGCGTTCCCGCCTTCATTACGCCCATAAACAACTCCAAGGGATTTTATCTGAATATCTCGAATAA
- a CDS encoding amidophosphoribosyltransferase has translation MSDFLKHECGIAAIRLLKPLSYFQDKYGSCLWGFNKLFLLMEKQYNRGQDGAGVGCVKLNMPLGQPYLFRTRDASKDALPNIFNGQIKKLNKKSRKGQLDLTDAEAVKREFDYGGEILMGHLRYGTSGVFDEGSCHPYLRRTNWTTRTLMVLGNFNMTNAGELNQRLIARGQHPVFGTDTQTVLEEIGYHLDEAHNELYRKYREEGIPGPEIPKLISEYLNIPQIIRSSAEAWDGGFTILGAIGNGDFFCLRDPHGIRPCHYLITDEYIAVASERVPLMTVFEVENEQVQELPPAHVLTIESDGRYAISPYTTPLEPTPCSFEKIYFSRGNDPIIYRERKAMGAALTTRVVESLEDHFDKAAITYIPNTAETAYYGLLEGLRLYRRKRVHKILLDSFNNGTITEELLDTAILKRWPRGEKIAHKDIKMRTFITQEKGRAQLVSHVYDLTYGAVGPDDVLVALDDSIVRGTTLRKSILRILGRTKPRKIVIASTAPQVRYPDCYGIDMSELGKFIAFQAAISLIKQRNMGILLDEVYQACKEELTKPKEERRNCVKAIYAPFTEQEITEEITRLVTPHDAQCPIEVIFQTIEDLHKSIEGPCGDWYFSGDYPTPGGYTTVNVAYIKWFLGEDGRAYDLPL, from the coding sequence ATGAGCGACTTCTTGAAACACGAATGCGGCATCGCCGCAATCCGCCTCCTTAAACCTCTCTCTTATTTCCAAGACAAGTACGGTTCCTGCCTCTGGGGCTTCAACAAGTTGTTCCTCCTCATGGAGAAGCAATACAACCGCGGACAGGACGGAGCCGGTGTCGGTTGCGTCAAACTGAACATGCCCCTCGGCCAGCCTTACCTGTTCCGTACCCGTGATGCCAGCAAAGACGCCCTGCCCAATATCTTCAACGGGCAGATTAAAAAGCTCAACAAAAAATCACGTAAGGGACAGCTCGACCTGACCGATGCCGAGGCAGTCAAACGTGAATTCGACTACGGAGGTGAAATCCTCATGGGGCATCTGCGCTACGGCACCTCCGGCGTATTCGACGAAGGTTCCTGCCATCCCTACCTGCGCCGCACCAACTGGACGACACGCACGCTCATGGTACTAGGTAACTTCAACATGACCAACGCTGGAGAGCTCAACCAGCGTCTCATCGCCCGTGGACAGCATCCCGTCTTCGGCACGGATACCCAAACTGTTCTTGAAGAAATCGGCTACCATCTCGACGAAGCCCACAACGAACTCTACCGCAAGTACCGGGAAGAAGGCATCCCTGGCCCGGAAATTCCCAAACTGATCTCCGAATACCTGAACATCCCCCAGATTATCCGTTCCTCCGCAGAAGCCTGGGACGGCGGTTTCACCATTCTCGGAGCCATCGGCAACGGCGACTTCTTCTGCCTGCGCGATCCTCACGGCATACGTCCCTGCCACTATCTCATTACGGACGAATACATCGCCGTCGCATCGGAACGTGTCCCTCTCATGACCGTTTTCGAAGTAGAAAACGAACAAGTCCAGGAACTTCCCCCTGCACACGTCCTCACCATTGAGTCCGACGGCAGGTATGCGATCTCTCCCTATACAACGCCTCTGGAACCGACTCCTTGTTCCTTCGAAAAAATCTACTTCTCACGCGGCAACGATCCTATTATCTATCGGGAACGCAAAGCCATGGGTGCAGCGCTGACTACACGCGTCGTCGAATCCCTTGAAGACCATTTCGACAAAGCCGCCATTACCTACATCCCCAATACGGCGGAAACAGCCTACTACGGCCTTCTGGAAGGGTTGAGACTCTACCGCCGTAAACGAGTACACAAAATCCTGCTCGATTCATTCAACAACGGTACAATCACGGAAGAACTTCTGGACACGGCCATCCTCAAACGCTGGCCGCGTGGTGAAAAAATCGCGCACAAGGACATTAAGATGCGCACCTTCATCACACAGGAAAAAGGTCGCGCCCAACTTGTTTCCCACGTTTACGATCTGACCTACGGCGCCGTCGGACCGGATGACGTCCTCGTCGCCCTCGACGATTCCATCGTCCGCGGTACGACCCTCCGCAAATCCATTCTACGCATTCTGGGCCGTACCAAGCCCCGCAAGATCGTCATTGCCTCGACAGCCCCTCAAGTCCGCTACCCGGATTGCTATGGCATTGACATGTCGGAACTCGGCAAATTTATTGCCTTCCAAGCTGCCATTTCCCTCATCAAACAACGCAACATGGGCATCCTTCTGGATGAGGTCTACCAAGCCTGTAAAGAAGAACTCACCAAGCCCAAAGAAGAACGGCGCAACTGCGTCAAAGCCATCTACGCTCCGTTCACCGAACAGGAAATCACTGAAGAAATAACCCGTCTGGTTACCCCGCACGATGCCCAATGTCCCATTGAAGTCATTTTCCAGACAATCGAAGACCTCCACAAGAGCATCGAAGGCCCCTGCGGCGACTGGTATTTCTCCGGAGACTATCCGACTCCGGGCGGCTATACGACCGTCAACGTAGCCTACATCAAGTGGTTCCTGGGCGAGGATGGTCGTGCGTATGACCTACCTCTTTAA
- the purM gene encoding phosphoribosylformylglycinamidine cyclo-ligase: protein MSGKLTYKQSGVDTKEAASFVSAISAHVKRTQKHRKLHQAFGLFAAAYDLSSYKEPVIVTGCDGVGTKTEILFEMDMPETAGKDLVAMNVNDILTTGGDPLLFLDYLGISNVEKERTRITRLVAGMCDYLESCNCILAGGETAEMPGVVPEDIVELSGFCIGCCEKSQMIDPTTVQPGDVFVGYKSDGFHANGWSLVRRVLESNPDVVNEEELRAMLAPTRLYHDVVADMRKLGITPKAYAHITGGGLPENLERFLGDFGADLTIPYWDNAPVQKILQFVDDNDRFNTFNMGIGWIAIVSPGDVEAALSAGPGGTVIGTLREGAGITVKVADNK from the coding sequence ATGTCCGGTAAATTGACCTACAAGCAATCGGGAGTGGATACGAAAGAAGCCGCCTCATTCGTATCCGCCATCAGTGCACACGTTAAGCGTACTCAAAAACACCGCAAATTGCACCAGGCTTTCGGCCTGTTTGCCGCTGCCTACGATCTGAGTTCCTACAAGGAACCGGTAATCGTAACCGGATGCGATGGCGTAGGTACCAAAACGGAAATTCTCTTCGAAATGGACATGCCCGAAACGGCAGGCAAAGACCTCGTTGCCATGAACGTCAACGACATCCTGACGACCGGAGGCGATCCTCTGCTCTTCCTCGACTATCTCGGCATCTCCAATGTAGAAAAGGAACGCACCCGCATCACCCGCCTCGTTGCCGGAATGTGCGATTACCTCGAATCCTGTAACTGCATCCTCGCTGGCGGAGAAACAGCCGAAATGCCCGGAGTTGTTCCGGAAGACATCGTAGAACTCTCTGGTTTCTGCATCGGATGCTGCGAAAAAAGCCAAATGATCGATCCGACGACCGTCCAACCCGGCGATGTCTTTGTCGGCTACAAATCGGACGGTTTCCATGCCAACGGTTGGAGTCTCGTCCGCCGCGTTCTCGAAAGCAATCCCGACGTCGTCAACGAAGAAGAACTCCGCGCCATGCTCGCGCCGACTCGCCTCTACCATGACGTTGTCGCCGACATGCGCAAACTTGGCATCACCCCCAAAGCCTATGCGCACATCACCGGTGGCGGACTGCCGGAAAATCTGGAACGTTTCCTCGGCGATTTCGGTGCCGACCTGACGATTCCCTACTGGGACAACGCCCCCGTTCAAAAAATCCTCCAATTCGTTGATGACAACGACCGATTCAATACCTTTAACATGGGTATCGGCTGGATCGCCATCGTCAGCCCCGGAGACGTGGAAGCAGCGCTCTCGGCAGGTCCGGGCGGCACAGTCATCGGGACCCTCAGGGAAGGAGCCGGCATCACCGTCAAAGTTGCCGACAACAAGTAA
- a CDS encoding OsmC family protein: MVKTITRYEGNLRCSAVHEPSGAQVYTDAPLDNHGKGESFSPTDLVGAALAGCMSTIMGIVAERKGLPIEGMTVEVGKHMNADPRRIGKLEVTITVPLPPDHPDRSALENAALTCPVKKSLHPDIDIPITWNWIG; the protein is encoded by the coding sequence ATGGTCAAAACAATTACACGCTATGAAGGCAACCTTCGGTGTTCTGCGGTTCACGAACCTTCCGGAGCACAGGTTTACACGGATGCCCCCCTCGACAATCATGGCAAGGGAGAAAGCTTCTCCCCAACTGATCTCGTCGGAGCCGCCCTTGCCGGTTGTATGAGTACCATCATGGGTATCGTCGCCGAAAGAAAAGGACTTCCGATTGAAGGCATGACGGTAGAAGTAGGCAAACACATGAATGCCGATCCCCGTCGCATCGGTAAACTGGAAGTCACCATCACCGTACCGCTGCCACCCGACCATCCTGATCGCAGTGCCTTGGAAAACGCCGCTCTGACCTGTCCGGTCAAAAAGAGCCTTCATCCCGACATCGACATCCCGATCACCTGGAACTGGATCGGTTGA
- a CDS encoding thioredoxin family protein produces the protein MKLFFKKWIVLLTLLCCGYSGADGAGLGAGLPGGMSLPGMEGMQDGGDSPMAGVKIGATVESYSDKPFVVVSEIKLADAWHAYFTNPGTVGLPVEAVMKPVPGFDIKGPFWAVPTRSASDLGVFYGYSSPRAAFVVTPGADAPDKVDLSVEMTWQACRDGQCLSPESKELTLSLSRGDGRESSDASSLVKGIVGLEPPVWARGLQTTCSVDGQKIFLCVKLAANVTLPEGKPVYFFSLTGEIMPTAEQVWKKNADGSYTLEMERNMNKDSLYPNSNEGEDGALLPVSSLKGVLAIDGEGVLVDAPSVSNARGEAIVEQQIPASGNSAVSPIAANARGIAAPAGEDDPGLLVICGLLFLGGLILNLMPCVFPVLGLKVLSFVQLGGGERRKVFTHAMAFVVGVVASFWAITLLLIVLKSGLEGTGQTINWAFWMEEPWVIYSLMLLMLILGMSMFGIFEIGVGATAVGNDLQNRKGYAGSFWSGVLATVVATPCSAPFLGTAIAPALALPSLGMWLAFTCMGLGMAFPYVILGAFPGLVKYLPKPGAWMESFKQGLSFFLFAAAAWLLWTYMGFFTDSSLLLNAMIGLVAFCTSGWIYGRWCPMYKSKRTRLIGGAVAIIVAATGIWFSMPIHQDDASPADVPAVNVNTSEWGTWSPEAVQEALNAGHPVFVDFTARWCLTCQVNKKMAYTEDVKKMMAEYGIVLLRADKTRPNPTIDSALKELNRSSVPVNVLYVPGQPKPFITSEILTSGYLTDFFKEHLGSPEQWSSRDK, from the coding sequence ATGAAATTGTTTTTTAAAAAATGGATCGTTTTGTTAACGCTCCTATGTTGCGGATACAGCGGCGCTGACGGTGCCGGACTTGGCGCCGGGTTGCCGGGAGGAATGAGCTTACCGGGCATGGAGGGAATGCAGGATGGGGGTGACTCCCCTATGGCTGGAGTGAAAATCGGAGCGACGGTAGAGTCTTACAGTGACAAACCTTTTGTCGTTGTCTCTGAAATCAAACTTGCCGATGCTTGGCACGCCTATTTTACAAATCCCGGGACGGTAGGTCTGCCCGTGGAGGCTGTGATGAAGCCTGTGCCGGGGTTCGATATTAAAGGGCCGTTCTGGGCTGTGCCCACTCGTTCTGCATCTGACTTGGGCGTGTTCTATGGTTATTCCTCTCCTCGTGCCGCTTTCGTTGTGACTCCGGGTGCCGATGCTCCGGACAAGGTGGATTTGTCTGTGGAGATGACATGGCAGGCCTGCCGCGACGGCCAATGTTTGTCGCCGGAATCAAAGGAATTGACTCTTTCTCTCAGCCGGGGCGATGGTCGTGAATCGTCCGATGCCTCTTCTCTGGTCAAAGGCATTGTCGGTCTTGAGCCTCCGGTTTGGGCTCGCGGACTGCAGACGACCTGTTCCGTTGATGGTCAGAAGATTTTCCTGTGTGTGAAGTTAGCGGCAAATGTCACTCTTCCGGAGGGAAAACCTGTTTATTTCTTTTCTCTGACGGGAGAGATCATGCCGACGGCAGAGCAGGTATGGAAGAAAAATGCTGACGGCAGCTACACGTTGGAAATGGAGAGGAATATGAATAAAGATTCCCTCTATCCTAATTCCAATGAGGGTGAAGATGGGGCTCTTCTTCCGGTTTCCTCTCTCAAGGGGGTTTTGGCAATTGATGGTGAAGGAGTCTTGGTTGATGCGCCCTCTGTTTCAAATGCTCGGGGGGAGGCAATTGTGGAACAACAGATTCCTGCTTCCGGGAATTCTGCTGTATCTCCGATTGCAGCCAATGCCCGGGGGATTGCCGCTCCTGCCGGGGAAGATGATCCCGGATTATTGGTAATCTGCGGTTTGCTCTTCCTGGGAGGTTTGATTTTGAATCTGATGCCGTGTGTTTTCCCCGTATTGGGCTTGAAGGTGCTTAGCTTTGTCCAATTGGGTGGGGGAGAACGCCGCAAAGTGTTTACCCATGCCATGGCGTTTGTCGTTGGCGTGGTAGCGTCGTTCTGGGCAATTACATTGCTTCTCATTGTATTGAAATCCGGGCTGGAGGGAACCGGACAAACGATTAACTGGGCATTCTGGATGGAAGAGCCGTGGGTGATTTATTCCCTGATGCTGTTGATGCTGATTTTGGGCATGAGTATGTTCGGTATCTTTGAAATCGGAGTTGGGGCGACAGCTGTCGGCAATGACTTGCAAAACCGCAAGGGCTACGCCGGTTCATTCTGGTCTGGAGTGCTGGCGACCGTCGTGGCGACTCCGTGCAGCGCACCGTTCCTCGGGACAGCTATTGCTCCGGCTTTGGCATTGCCTTCTCTAGGCATGTGGCTGGCCTTTACCTGCATGGGGCTTGGGATGGCTTTCCCCTATGTGATTCTTGGCGCGTTCCCCGGGTTGGTGAAATATTTGCCGAAACCCGGTGCCTGGATGGAGTCCTTCAAGCAGGGGTTGTCCTTTTTCCTTTTTGCTGCCGCTGCCTGGCTGTTGTGGACGTATATGGGCTTTTTCACGGATTCCAGTCTGTTGTTGAATGCCATGATCGGACTTGTTGCTTTCTGTACTTCCGGCTGGATCTATGGAAGATGGTGTCCGATGTACAAGAGTAAGCGGACGCGTCTGATTGGCGGAGCGGTCGCCATCATCGTTGCTGCAACCGGCATTTGGTTCTCTATGCCGATTCATCAGGATGATGCCTCTCCGGCTGATGTGCCTGCGGTGAATGTGAATACCTCGGAATGGGGAACATGGTCTCCGGAAGCCGTTCAAGAAGCCTTAAATGCAGGACATCCGGTTTTTGTCGACTTTACCGCACGCTGGTGTTTGACGTGTCAGGTTAATAAAAAAATGGCCTATACGGAGGATGTCAAAAAGATGATGGCGGAATATGGCATTGTGCTGCTCCGTGCGGATAAAACCAGACCGAATCCGACCATTGACAGTGCATTGAAGGAATTAAACCGCTCCAGTGTTCCCGTCAATGTCCTGTACGTACCGGGTCAGCCCAAGCCCTTCATTACATCGGAAATTCTTACGTCCGGCTATTTGACGGACTTCTTCAAAGAACATCTAGGCTCTCCCGAGCAGTGGAGCAGTAGAGACAAATAA
- a CDS encoding glycoside hydrolase family 16 protein, whose translation MKASGIILCLFTVAVFGTFSDAAPPRKLPGGWTLIWNDEFNGNSLDTTKWKPELGVIRNAGSQQTYTGRRENIRVEKGCLVLETRFERFKNIHFNPSGKGWIQQTEYMPYTSGSVTTKDTRLFHYGRLEVRAKLPKAKGIWPAIWLLGKNQWSWPANGEIDMMENISQEPNTVYSTFHMSRDGVSLQDVSKGGTVKIPHLPDDFHLYVMEWTPDAIRLMVDDKLVKSIDLGQTEYPGGAGNPFRTPFYLILNSAVGGEWCEKAPGDGAGYPVKFLVDYVRFYQTKELYEAEKNAK comes from the coding sequence ATGAAAGCTTCCGGAATTATTCTTTGTCTTTTTACTGTTGCCGTTTTCGGAACATTTTCGGATGCAGCTCCTCCTCGAAAGTTGCCTGGAGGATGGACTCTCATCTGGAATGATGAATTTAACGGCAATAGTCTGGATACTACGAAATGGAAACCGGAATTGGGAGTGATCCGCAATGCCGGTTCCCAGCAAACCTACACGGGGCGGCGTGAAAATATCCGGGTGGAAAAGGGGTGTCTGGTGCTCGAAACACGGTTCGAGCGCTTTAAGAATATCCATTTCAATCCCTCGGGGAAAGGTTGGATCCAGCAAACGGAATACATGCCTTATACCTCCGGTTCAGTGACGACCAAGGACACCCGGCTGTTCCATTACGGCAGGTTGGAAGTGCGGGCCAAACTCCCCAAAGCCAAGGGGATTTGGCCTGCTATCTGGCTTTTGGGAAAGAACCAATGGTCGTGGCCGGCCAATGGTGAGATCGACATGATGGAAAATATTTCCCAAGAGCCGAATACTGTCTATTCGACCTTCCATATGAGCCGTGACGGGGTTTCACTTCAAGACGTATCCAAAGGCGGAACGGTCAAAATCCCCCACTTGCCGGATGATTTCCACCTCTATGTGATGGAATGGACACCGGATGCCATCCGTCTGATGGTGGATGACAAGTTGGTAAAATCCATCGACTTGGGACAGACTGAATACCCGGGAGGCGCCGGCAATCCCTTCAGGACTCCCTTCTACTTGATTCTCAATTCTGCAGTCGGAGGGGAATGGTGTGAAAAAGCTCCTGGAGACGGTGCGGGATATCCTGTCAAATTTCTCGTTGATTATGTCCGCTTCTATCAGACGAAAGAGCTTTACGAAGCAGAAAAAAATGCGAAGTAG